In a genomic window of Agarivorans albus:
- a CDS encoding esterase/lipase family protein, giving the protein MKLIFVHGWSVTNTSTYGELPQSLVAKASAAGLQLDLEHIYLGKYISFHDEVSMDDIARAMQQALLDLPGNETGIQEFSCITHSTGGPVVRSWVDKYYGAAGLASLPLKHLVMLAPANHGSSLAVLGKQRVGRIKSWFAGVEPGQRVLDWLCLGSQGQWQLNENGMAYDYVGNNFYPFVLSGQGIDTKFYDFLNGYLVESGSDGVVRVAGANMNYRYFALEQSEEQLTGFQGKTYRLNPSEVEPVRRPAEVPIGILSEFSHSGTKMGIMANKASSANHYIVVDQVLACLQVNSASDYQQRSAELTQLSQAEQAKVPLGKKRTIGKYCMLVVRVRDQTGEHIHNENYDVLLLAGKGYKPHQLPDGFFVDKQMNKATHSLVYYIDADKMSQIKDSCFGLQVMARPNKGFSFYTNTQFRSEGLAIDEVCAANQTTYIDITIHRDVDKNVFRFASAKAPRESFKNIKPSGDTIS; this is encoded by the coding sequence ATTTAGAACACATCTATTTGGGTAAATACATTAGCTTCCATGATGAAGTATCGATGGATGACATCGCGCGAGCTATGCAGCAAGCCTTATTAGATTTACCCGGTAACGAAACAGGCATTCAAGAATTCTCTTGTATTACCCATTCTACTGGTGGGCCGGTTGTGCGTTCTTGGGTTGATAAGTATTACGGTGCGGCAGGTTTAGCTTCGTTACCGCTTAAGCATTTAGTGATGCTAGCACCAGCTAACCATGGCTCTAGTTTAGCGGTGTTAGGCAAACAGCGGGTTGGGCGTATTAAGTCTTGGTTTGCTGGTGTTGAGCCAGGGCAAAGAGTATTAGATTGGCTGTGCCTGGGTAGCCAAGGTCAGTGGCAGCTAAATGAAAATGGTATGGCTTATGATTATGTTGGCAACAACTTTTATCCCTTTGTATTAAGTGGACAGGGGATTGATACTAAGTTCTATGATTTTTTAAATGGCTACTTGGTAGAGTCTGGTTCAGATGGCGTGGTACGCGTAGCGGGTGCCAATATGAATTACCGTTATTTTGCTCTAGAGCAGTCTGAAGAACAGTTGACAGGTTTTCAAGGTAAAACATATCGACTAAACCCTAGCGAAGTTGAGCCTGTTCGACGCCCTGCAGAAGTGCCTATTGGGATACTAAGTGAATTTAGTCATTCAGGGACCAAAATGGGTATTATGGCGAATAAAGCGAGTTCTGCTAATCATTATATCGTTGTTGACCAAGTGCTTGCATGTTTGCAAGTAAACAGTGCCAGTGATTATCAGCAACGCAGCGCTGAGCTAACGCAGTTAAGCCAAGCCGAACAAGCCAAAGTGCCGCTCGGTAAAAAGCGAACCATTGGTAAATATTGCATGTTGGTTGTGCGGGTTAGAGACCAAACTGGCGAGCACATTCACAATGAAAACTACGATGTTTTGCTACTAGCAGGTAAAGGTTATAAACCTCATCAATTACCGGATGGTTTCTTTGTCGATAAGCAAATGAATAAAGCAACACATAGCTTGGTGTATTACATTGATGCCGACAAAATGTCGCAAATTAAAGATAGCTGTTTTGGACTGCAAGTGATGGCTAGACCAAACAAGGGCTTTTCTTTTTACACCAACACCCAGTTTCGCTCTGAGGGTTTAGCCATCGATGAGGTGTGTGCTGCTAATCAAACCACCTATATCGATATCACCATTCATCGCGATGTCGATAAAAATGTGTTTAGGTTTGCGTCTGCTAAAGCGCCACGAGAAAGCTTTAAGAACATAAAACCTTCTGGTGATACTATTTCTTGA
- a CDS encoding carbohydrate porin, with translation MQSVQILICLSLLALGLSKGLQAQQFADLSKQVSPYNHKPLLSDVDELSNYQSMKRYLSVNHGLDYQIQIAPIAQTDGHGHNYLDNETDLIITKRFWEDQQGYGKLVFAGVMVNMLNNSYTRKFADDVGLGPSQPNGGMTGPDQNITAINGLWWEHSLLNHGLTYRLGHLYTTRLWATNKYLSDDRSTFMASPFSHQGLSWTSGQRALGATLSVQNQWAYVQVGFNDAKPNGKDIDIRSFSDGKFVRHLELGLTPSFDFGEGEYKISLADIDDTTSSHTSANELEANKAGQTLSVSISQDFGNLGIFARYNRSYQRYAAKTKAVAVTGLVINDLLDNQDVLGIGYAEVEPVDRIRKQHGNEKSIEIYYDIKLTNRLSIAPDIQYYFTKAATKGINTAGDTIFGLRLRYML, from the coding sequence ATGCAAAGCGTACAAATTCTGATTTGTTTATCACTGTTAGCATTAGGACTAAGTAAGGGTTTGCAAGCGCAACAATTTGCAGATTTGTCCAAACAGGTTTCCCCTTACAACCACAAACCCTTGCTGAGTGATGTCGATGAACTAAGCAATTATCAAAGCATGAAACGTTACTTGTCGGTAAATCATGGCTTAGACTATCAAATCCAAATTGCGCCTATTGCCCAAACCGACGGCCATGGACATAACTACCTTGATAACGAAACCGACCTGATTATCACCAAGCGATTTTGGGAAGACCAACAAGGTTACGGCAAGCTAGTGTTTGCCGGCGTGATGGTTAACATGCTTAACAACAGCTATACCCGAAAATTTGCCGACGATGTCGGATTAGGGCCAAGTCAACCAAATGGTGGAATGACAGGACCAGACCAAAACATCACCGCAATTAACGGCTTATGGTGGGAACATAGCTTACTAAACCATGGACTCACCTATCGCCTAGGACACCTTTACACCACCCGACTATGGGCAACCAACAAATATCTAAGTGATGATCGTAGCACCTTTATGGCCTCGCCATTTTCACACCAAGGCTTAAGTTGGACTAGTGGTCAACGTGCACTAGGCGCGACATTGTCAGTTCAAAACCAATGGGCCTATGTTCAGGTGGGGTTTAACGATGCGAAACCTAACGGCAAAGATATCGACATTCGTAGCTTTAGTGATGGGAAATTTGTACGCCATCTTGAGCTAGGGCTAACACCAAGCTTTGACTTTGGTGAAGGTGAGTACAAAATCAGTCTTGCAGACATTGACGATACAACTAGCTCACACACCTCGGCAAATGAGTTAGAGGCAAATAAAGCCGGTCAAACTTTATCGGTGAGTATAAGCCAAGACTTTGGCAACCTAGGTATATTTGCTCGCTACAATCGCTCTTATCAACGTTATGCAGCAAAAACTAAAGCGGTGGCCGTGACCGGCCTAGTGATAAATGATTTGTTAGACAACCAAGATGTATTAGGCATTGGATACGCCGAAGTAGAACCCGTTGATAGGATCCGCAAACAACACGGAAACGAAAAGTCCATCGAAATTTATTACGATATAAAACTGACTAATCGCTTAAGCATTGCACCTGATATTCAATACTACTTTACCAAAGCAGCCACCAAAGGCATTAACACTGCCGGAGATACCATTTTTGGCTTACGACTTCGCTATATGCTGTAG
- a CDS encoding (2Fe-2S)-binding protein codes for MWVCLCEQINDQALTVSYVQGLKTVKQLKQAKQLGSTCGKCIRLAKQKLAQLDSSLIQVSLLT; via the coding sequence ATGTGGGTGTGTTTATGTGAACAGATTAACGATCAAGCATTGACAGTTAGTTATGTGCAAGGCTTAAAAACGGTTAAGCAGTTAAAACAAGCAAAGCAGTTGGGTAGCACCTGTGGTAAGTGCATTCGATTAGCAAAACAAAAGCTTGCTCAATTAGATAGCTCGCTTATTCAAGTAAGCCTGCTAACTTAG
- a CDS encoding MDR family oxidoreductase gives MFKALVLDQVEKQTTSSIRQLNDTDLPESDVIVKVDYSSLNYKDGLAITGKGKIVRNFPMVPGIDLTGTVEQSHDPRYAAGDKVVLTGWGVGEGHWGGMAEKASLKADWLVPLPEGLSGKQAMMVGTAGFTAMLCVQALVDAGITPESGEILVTGASGGVGSVAVTLLAKLGYKVAAVSGRIEQNGALLEELGASRIIDRSVFEEPARALEKQVWAGAVDTVGSKVLAKVLAQMDYNGAVAACGLAGGFDLPTTVMPFILRNVSLLGIDSVSCPRAKRIKAWQRLAELLPDSYYQQACTEVELEQVAEYAEAITNGQVTGRVVIKL, from the coding sequence ATGTTTAAGGCACTCGTTCTCGATCAAGTTGAGAAACAAACCACTTCTAGCATTCGCCAACTTAATGATACCGACTTGCCCGAGAGTGACGTAATTGTAAAAGTTGATTATTCCTCACTTAACTATAAAGACGGCCTAGCCATTACCGGTAAAGGCAAAATTGTTCGCAATTTCCCTATGGTGCCCGGAATTGATTTAACCGGTACCGTTGAGCAATCTCACGACCCTCGATACGCTGCTGGTGACAAAGTGGTGTTAACCGGTTGGGGAGTTGGTGAAGGCCATTGGGGTGGAATGGCAGAAAAAGCAAGTTTAAAAGCAGATTGGCTAGTTCCTCTGCCTGAGGGCTTAAGTGGTAAACAAGCCATGATGGTAGGTACTGCTGGTTTTACTGCTATGTTATGTGTACAAGCCTTAGTTGATGCCGGTATTACGCCAGAATCGGGTGAAATCCTGGTTACAGGCGCCAGTGGTGGCGTTGGCTCAGTAGCCGTTACCTTACTTGCTAAGCTGGGATATAAAGTGGCTGCTGTTAGTGGTCGAATAGAACAAAATGGTGCTTTACTAGAAGAACTTGGCGCTAGTCGAATTATCGACCGTAGCGTGTTTGAAGAGCCAGCGCGCGCCTTAGAAAAACAAGTTTGGGCCGGTGCAGTTGATACCGTGGGTAGCAAGGTATTGGCTAAAGTACTGGCTCAAATGGATTACAATGGCGCCGTTGCCGCATGTGGCTTAGCTGGCGGCTTCGATTTACCGACTACGGTAATGCCGTTTATTTTGCGTAATGTTAGCTTGTTAGGCATAGATTCAGTGAGCTGCCCACGTGCGAAGCGGATTAAAGCGTGGCAACGTTTAGCTGAGTTGCTTCCAGATAGTTACTACCAGCAAGCGTGCACCGAAGTGGAATTAGAGCAAGTCGCGGAATACGCTGAAGCTATAACGAATGGCCAAGTCACTGGGCGGGTGGTTATCAAGCTTTAA
- a CDS encoding LysR family transcriptional regulator yields the protein MDLEEIYRRDLNLLIALKVLIEESSVSKAAIRLSLSQSAMSRVLTRLRDLLNDPLFIRQGQGLVPTERALELNQALQGPLENLRQVLSPNVFNPAECSQHFTIATTDYAMQTILPFALARIYQEAPNISLEFAPLQHEQLAQQLSADGCDMAICRPTKPVVPLAKDSLGLVSVFCLLAKHHPLANKELTLKEYLAYPHAMIAISDGVKSLLDEALSGQDKPQLLLRAYHLEAALAISEQVPVIITVPADLAYLVAEKNQLVVKPLPFEFKPFDYSLLWHPRCEHSAPQIWLRNVIKQECSRLISKRVQDMGLVE from the coding sequence ATGGACTTAGAAGAAATCTATCGTCGTGACCTAAACTTACTCATAGCTTTAAAGGTGCTCATCGAGGAAAGTAGCGTAAGTAAAGCGGCTATCCGCTTGAGTCTTAGTCAATCGGCGATGAGTAGAGTATTAACCCGCCTACGTGACTTACTCAATGACCCTTTATTTATTCGCCAAGGGCAAGGTTTGGTGCCTACTGAGCGAGCGTTAGAATTGAATCAAGCCTTACAAGGTCCCTTAGAAAACCTGCGTCAGGTACTTAGCCCAAACGTGTTTAACCCAGCAGAATGCAGCCAACATTTCACCATTGCTACTACTGACTATGCAATGCAAACCATTCTGCCTTTTGCCCTAGCAAGGATTTATCAAGAAGCACCGAATATCTCTCTTGAATTTGCTCCATTGCAGCATGAACAACTCGCCCAACAGTTATCTGCAGATGGCTGCGATATGGCGATTTGTCGACCTACCAAACCAGTAGTCCCGCTTGCTAAAGACAGTTTGGGTTTAGTGAGTGTATTTTGCTTACTTGCTAAGCATCACCCATTGGCAAACAAAGAACTCACTCTAAAAGAGTATTTAGCTTATCCACACGCGATGATAGCTATTAGCGATGGCGTTAAAAGCTTGCTGGATGAAGCATTATCTGGTCAAGATAAACCACAACTATTGCTTCGCGCTTACCACTTAGAAGCGGCCCTAGCAATTAGTGAACAAGTGCCGGTGATTATCACGGTTCCCGCTGATCTAGCCTATTTAGTCGCGGAAAAGAATCAACTGGTAGTTAAACCGCTGCCTTTTGAATTTAAGCCTTTTGACTACTCACTGTTATGGCACCCACGCTGCGAGCACTCTGCTCCGCAAATTTGGCTACGCAATGTAATTAAACAAGAATGTAGCCGCTTAATAAGCAAACGAGTGCAAGACATGGGATTAGTAGAATAG
- a CDS encoding LamG domain-containing protein, with amino-acid sequence MKPSKLLLIPMSTTFMFGCFEAPEVYVPPPEPTYAIENTDWNISSETSNITTSSTEYAQIYKFVDDVLTIYSYDETNDLYTYTTQSYTVSETTIAYGDVDGTYVVDDAGALAITYTLNGVDYNDSGAEVTDETILAAIADAEKEQTPGVEVPTADYEWDFTAIDADAAQGDKELQMSKADANPRAVVDGAVESAAAVSIEQSAESGSYGYHYTTMDSTTDPLAAIDGVISMEITFKADSASFNADLGQDLQLLENTDSNNGWKVVVNKSTLIPELRIYNGSGSTSIKATSVLEDDTYMHLVATYDGTTASIYINGELEGSAEVTDYVANTKEGDKVYIGGGSNSSQKNLAGAIDSAAFWLETLSAEEVAERAKDFGFGDTDPETPTGPTADFEWGFSSVDAAPSEGTKVLQMSKADDNARAVVDGAVEADAAVSITQTSADGLFGYHYTVMDSTTDPLAAIDGVISMELVYKSTSASFNADLGQDLQLLENTDSNKGWKVVVNKSTLIPELRIYNGDGSTSVKATSVLEDDTYTHLIATYDGTTASIYVDGVLEGTAEITDYIANTKEGDKVYIGGGSNSSQKNLDGAIDNAAFWLSTLTAEEVAARAEAFGFTAN; translated from the coding sequence ATGAAACCGTCTAAGCTGCTGCTAATCCCTATGAGCACAACTTTTATGTTTGGTTGTTTTGAGGCGCCAGAAGTATACGTTCCGCCACCAGAGCCGACTTATGCTATTGAAAACACCGATTGGAATATCTCTAGCGAAACCTCGAATATCACAACGTCGTCGACTGAATACGCACAAATCTATAAGTTTGTAGATGATGTGCTAACTATCTATAGTTACGATGAAACTAACGACCTTTACACCTACACGACTCAATCTTACACTGTTTCAGAAACCACTATTGCCTATGGTGATGTAGACGGTACATATGTAGTTGATGATGCAGGTGCTCTTGCAATTACTTACACTTTAAATGGAGTGGACTATAACGACTCTGGAGCAGAAGTAACCGACGAAACTATTTTAGCGGCTATTGCTGATGCAGAAAAAGAACAAACGCCAGGTGTAGAAGTTCCAACTGCTGACTATGAATGGGACTTTACCGCTATCGACGCAGATGCTGCGCAGGGCGATAAAGAGCTGCAAATGAGTAAAGCAGATGCTAATCCAAGAGCAGTAGTTGATGGAGCGGTAGAATCTGCTGCTGCGGTATCTATTGAACAGTCAGCTGAGTCAGGCTCTTACGGTTATCACTACACCACTATGGACAGTACAACAGATCCATTAGCTGCCATTGATGGCGTAATTTCAATGGAAATTACTTTTAAGGCTGATAGTGCTAGCTTCAATGCTGACCTTGGCCAAGACTTACAGCTACTTGAAAATACTGACAGTAACAATGGTTGGAAAGTTGTTGTAAATAAGAGCACCTTGATTCCTGAACTTCGTATCTATAATGGCAGTGGTTCTACAAGCATTAAAGCTACCTCGGTACTAGAAGACGATACCTACATGCATCTTGTTGCAACTTATGATGGAACAACGGCTAGCATATACATTAATGGTGAATTAGAGGGCAGTGCTGAAGTAACTGATTATGTTGCAAATACTAAAGAAGGTGACAAGGTATACATTGGTGGTGGTTCTAACAGTTCTCAGAAAAACTTAGCTGGTGCTATTGATAGTGCAGCATTTTGGCTAGAGACCCTTTCAGCTGAGGAAGTTGCAGAGCGTGCAAAAGACTTTGGCTTTGGGGATACCGATCCTGAGACGCCTACAGGACCAACCGCTGATTTTGAGTGGGGCTTTAGCAGCGTTGATGCAGCACCTTCTGAAGGTACAAAAGTTTTACAAATGAGTAAAGCTGATGATAATGCAAGAGCTGTGGTTGATGGCGCAGTAGAAGCTGATGCAGCGGTGTCTATTACTCAAACCTCTGCTGATGGCTTGTTTGGTTATCACTACACGGTAATGGATTCAACGACTGATCCTTTAGCCGCTATCGATGGCGTTATTTCAATGGAGTTGGTATACAAGTCAACTAGCGCCAGCTTCAATGCTGACCTTGGCCAAGATTTACAGCTACTTGAAAACACCGATAGTAATAAAGGTTGGAAGGTTGTTGTAAACAAAAGCACCTTGATCCCAGAGTTACGTATCTATAATGGTGACGGCTCAACATCAGTTAAAGCAACTTCAGTACTAGAAGATGATACCTATACTCACCTTATAGCCACATACGATGGTACTACAGCAAGCATATATGTAGATGGTGTACTTGAAGGTACTGCTGAAATCACAGATTACATTGCAAACACCAAAGAAGGTGACAAAGTGTACATCGGTGGTGGTTCTAACAGCTCGCAGAAAAACCTTGATGGCGCAATTGATAATGCAGCGTTCTGGTTATCAACGCTAACAGCTGAAGAAGTTGCGGCGCGAGCAGAAGCATTTGGCTTTACTGCTAACTAG
- a CDS encoding oligogalacturonate-specific porin KdgM family protein, giving the protein MKSCSLAMLLSGGCLLSANVLATSVDFRHEYKSDTKQHASRVKMAHTFENNFSMALELKFKGEEGKFMEDLQSNGSEIDLGYRYKINDEWALIPGMPIEFGQSGATYKPQLRLTYTPEKVKGLSLSGRYRLDVKPGEDIKKYRHRYTANIGYKYQQWTFGLEGNYYYSDNSEYHLYNNGRTNYENNFTIHYSMGSWTPWLEFGDVSVSDQSSQRELRSRIGLRYNF; this is encoded by the coding sequence ATGAAATCATGCAGTCTAGCAATGTTACTTAGTGGTGGTTGTTTACTGAGTGCGAACGTTCTCGCGACTTCAGTAGACTTTCGCCATGAGTACAAAAGCGATACCAAGCAGCATGCTAGCCGAGTAAAGATGGCCCATACCTTTGAAAATAATTTCTCTATGGCTTTAGAGCTTAAATTTAAAGGAGAAGAGGGCAAATTCATGGAAGACTTACAATCAAACGGATCTGAAATCGACCTTGGCTACCGCTATAAAATTAACGATGAATGGGCGCTAATTCCTGGTATGCCTATAGAGTTTGGTCAATCCGGTGCTACCTACAAACCGCAACTCCGATTGACCTACACCCCAGAAAAGGTAAAGGGATTGTCATTAAGTGGTCGTTACCGACTTGACGTAAAACCGGGAGAAGATATTAAGAAGTATCGCCATCGCTATACCGCCAACATTGGGTATAAGTATCAGCAATGGACATTTGGTCTAGAGGGTAACTATTACTACTCCGACAATTCTGAATATCACCTCTATAACAATGGCCGAACTAATTATGAAAACAACTTTACCATTCATTACAGCATGGGCAGTTGGACGCCGTGGTTAGAGTTTGGTGATGTTTCAGTTTCCGATCAATCTAGCCAACGAGAGTTAAGAAGCCGCATAGGCCTACGCTATAACTTCTAA
- a CDS encoding SDR family NAD(P)-dependent oxidoreductase: MSNKVALITGATGGIGFQVAKRLGEDGYTVVLNGIEDEAGAARVAQLQELGIEAEYYSFDVTDEVAVTSNVTKIGEKFGKIDVLVNNAGGLGGRSPMEEMTTEFYRFVMALNLDSAFFVSRAAIPFLKKGENASIINFTSNAGWNAGGPGAGIYGVSKGAVHTLTRALAKELAPAGIRVNAVSPGTIDTPFHAQIKETKPEVFASWKDSILLGRLGQPEEVASTISFLVSKDASFITAETVQIGGGQALGI, encoded by the coding sequence ATGTCTAATAAAGTTGCATTAATTACCGGAGCAACCGGTGGAATTGGTTTTCAAGTGGCAAAACGCTTAGGTGAAGACGGCTATACCGTTGTTTTGAACGGTATCGAAGATGAAGCCGGCGCAGCGCGTGTCGCTCAATTACAAGAATTAGGTATTGAAGCAGAATACTATAGCTTTGACGTTACCGATGAAGTTGCAGTTACTAGCAATGTGACCAAAATTGGTGAAAAGTTTGGCAAAATTGACGTGCTTGTAAACAACGCCGGTGGCTTAGGCGGTCGTAGCCCTATGGAAGAAATGACCACTGAGTTCTACCGCTTTGTAATGGCCCTAAATCTAGATAGTGCATTCTTTGTATCGCGTGCTGCAATTCCATTCTTGAAGAAAGGTGAAAATGCTTCAATCATTAATTTCACCTCAAATGCTGGTTGGAATGCCGGTGGTCCGGGTGCTGGCATATATGGCGTTTCTAAGGGTGCGGTACATACCTTAACTCGCGCATTAGCAAAAGAACTCGCGCCAGCTGGTATTCGAGTTAACGCAGTATCTCCTGGTACTATTGATACGCCATTCCATGCTCAAATCAAAGAAACCAAGCCTGAAGTATTTGCTTCTTGGAAAGATAGCATTCTACTAGGCCGCTTAGGTCAACCAGAAGAAGTTGCTTCAACTATCTCTTTCTTGGTCAGCAAAGACGCCTCATTCATCACCGCTGAAACTGTACAGATTGGTGGTGGACAAGCCTTAGGTATCTAA
- a CDS encoding FadR/GntR family transcriptional regulator, translating into MSNEFMQIEGASRSLHLQVAREIARGILSGSLPQGSIIPGELDLCEQFGVSRTALREAIKLLNSKGLLESRPKIGTRVRDREYWNFLDSQLLDWMMGLSNTEQAYQEFLALRRAIEPEAAALAARNATAEQRMGLSAVFQQMFDVATGVDEDTSWTDVDMEFHRLVFLSTGNSFYIPFANVLRTMFIGFIDHSSKEGGTCIDEHKAIYDAIMAGNAEKAREANLALLNNSNHRLPSDNAA; encoded by the coding sequence ATGTCTAACGAATTCATGCAAATAGAAGGTGCGTCTCGCAGCCTACATTTGCAAGTAGCGAGAGAGATTGCCCGGGGCATCTTGTCGGGAAGCTTGCCACAGGGCAGCATTATTCCTGGCGAACTCGACTTATGCGAACAATTTGGTGTAAGCCGCACTGCATTACGTGAAGCGATTAAATTGCTTAACTCTAAAGGTTTATTAGAGTCTCGGCCTAAAATTGGTACGCGTGTGCGTGACCGCGAATACTGGAACTTTTTAGACTCCCAATTACTTGATTGGATGATGGGTTTAAGCAATACCGAACAAGCTTATCAAGAATTTTTGGCTTTACGCCGCGCTATCGAGCCAGAAGCAGCTGCCTTAGCGGCAAGAAATGCTACTGCTGAACAGCGTATGGGCTTGTCGGCTGTTTTTCAACAGATGTTCGATGTTGCTACCGGGGTTGATGAAGACACTTCTTGGACAGACGTAGATATGGAGTTCCACCGTTTGGTATTCCTATCTACCGGTAATAGCTTTTATATTCCTTTTGCTAACGTACTGCGCACCATGTTTATCGGATTTATTGACCACTCATCAAAAGAAGGTGGCACCTGTATTGATGAGCACAAGGCTATTTATGATGCGATTATGGCTGGCAATGCAGAAAAAGCGCGTGAAGCTAACCTAGCCTTGCTAAATAACAGTAATCACCGTTTGCCTTCTGATAACGCTGCTTAG
- a CDS encoding serine O-acetyltransferase: MDELKQDYSVYVVEHELEQYSLIKRWLWLLLRSTFIIVLFYRLATHKNPLIKLLSIPFYKVIRIVSGVQIPRAAKIGKGLFLPHFGNIVLNKKAHYGDDLTIYHGVTVGAKGGASSDAGVPVIGNKVRLSTGAVVLGNISIGNNVTVGAGAVVVKDVPENAVAVGNPARILVREAKSANESSDSVDQK, encoded by the coding sequence ATGGATGAGTTAAAACAAGATTATTCTGTTTATGTAGTAGAGCATGAGCTTGAACAGTATTCGTTAATAAAGCGTTGGCTTTGGCTGTTGTTAAGAAGTACCTTTATTATTGTTTTGTTTTATCGCTTAGCCACTCATAAAAATCCTTTAATAAAGCTATTATCTATTCCTTTCTATAAAGTTATTCGTATTGTTTCGGGGGTGCAAATTCCTCGCGCGGCAAAAATCGGTAAAGGCCTATTTTTACCTCACTTTGGCAATATCGTACTAAATAAAAAAGCGCATTATGGTGATGACCTAACTATTTACCATGGGGTTACAGTGGGCGCTAAAGGCGGAGCAAGTAGTGATGCCGGTGTCCCGGTTATCGGTAATAAAGTGAGGCTTTCTACTGGTGCTGTTGTTTTGGGTAATATTAGCATCGGTAACAATGTCACTGTTGGCGCTGGTGCTGTTGTGGTTAAAGACGTACCAGAAAATGCTGTTGCAGTAGGCAATCCTGCGCGTATTTTGGTTAGAGAAGCAAAATCGGCTAACGAATCCTCAGACAGCGTTGACCAAAAGTAG
- a CDS encoding DUF4336 domain-containing protein produces the protein MQQLAENVWVVEGPSVPFFGLPYSTRMTIIRLDNQQLWIHSPIALNDNLLTNIASLGEVKYLVAPNHLHHLFIEPWQQQFPDARLYGTEQLIIKRNDLDFDGALTNSSSEVWPWHQQIKQVLFTGSPLMQECIFYHPSSGVLIVTDLLENFNPAGFNWWQRILAKITGIVAPNGKMPLDWRLSFMFGKAKARQHLTQILNWQADTLVMSHGEIIHEDATNFLKRSFRWLL, from the coding sequence ATGCAACAACTTGCCGAGAATGTTTGGGTTGTAGAGGGGCCTAGTGTTCCCTTTTTCGGTTTACCGTATTCTACCCGTATGACTATTATCCGCCTGGATAATCAGCAGTTGTGGATCCACAGCCCAATAGCCTTAAACGATAACTTGCTAACAAATATAGCCTCGCTAGGAGAGGTTAAGTATTTGGTCGCGCCAAACCATCTGCATCATCTGTTTATTGAGCCTTGGCAACAGCAGTTCCCTGATGCTCGCTTGTATGGCACAGAACAATTAATTATTAAGCGTAATGATTTGGATTTTGATGGCGCTTTAACCAACAGTTCAAGTGAAGTGTGGCCTTGGCATCAACAGATAAAACAAGTGCTTTTTACCGGTTCTCCACTGATGCAAGAATGCATCTTTTACCACCCTTCATCAGGTGTGTTAATTGTTACCGACTTACTTGAGAACTTTAATCCAGCTGGTTTTAATTGGTGGCAAAGAATATTGGCTAAGATAACCGGAATAGTGGCGCCAAATGGAAAAATGCCGCTAGATTGGCGGCTTAGCTTTATGTTTGGTAAAGCCAAAGCACGTCAACATTTAACCCAGATACTCAACTGGCAAGCTGATACCTTAGTGATGTCGCATGGTGAAATTATTCACGAAGATGCGACTAACTTTTTAAAACGCTCTTTTCGGTGGTTGCTGTAA